One Fuerstiella marisgermanici DNA window includes the following coding sequences:
- a CDS encoding carbohydrate porin translates to MRLAAFLCLLTFLQVPMCPRAVAQEKISLAEKEPALVQFAMRNRKFYGDPLTNHGSLGERSYLTDNWGGLRDDLVDNGIYSYFGVTQHFGGNISGGNDTKTRANGSADYMLWLDTGKAGLWSGGGVFLKGETTYATSYNDDVGSLVPQNFDSTIPNPDQAESAFSEFYLVQALGEKTVMAIGKGDLGNWADQNLFANNTRTQFLSTGLTNNPQLGAIAPYTTWHTWIAHHVTDEFTLIYTINTQDSSATRTDLDTVFNGNMVNSLQFQWSPKLFGLPGFYTGLAGYSSGEQPDFRIDPRHALDELLGNVPIQLTDGNHGFVFSGSQYLKTWGSGHQKGCSQKPSRPLGVGLFFRYGYAPQDRNVITQFASAGLGGYGGPMGRIHDNWGVGWAGSYISPDVREAISLVEQVAPWEHSIEAFYNFRVTPFAHLSFHVQVADQAIADLATSTALVSRLQIDF, encoded by the coding sequence ATGAGACTCGCCGCTTTCCTTTGCCTTCTTACTTTTCTACAGGTTCCAATGTGCCCGCGTGCGGTGGCACAAGAAAAGATCTCGCTCGCCGAAAAAGAACCTGCATTAGTTCAGTTCGCAATGAGAAACCGTAAGTTCTATGGTGATCCGTTGACGAATCACGGTAGCCTCGGCGAACGCAGCTATTTGACGGACAACTGGGGAGGGCTTAGAGATGACCTTGTTGATAACGGAATCTACAGTTACTTCGGAGTGACGCAGCATTTCGGGGGAAATATTTCCGGTGGTAATGACACTAAAACTCGAGCAAATGGCTCAGCGGACTACATGCTCTGGCTGGATACCGGAAAAGCGGGGCTTTGGTCTGGTGGAGGCGTTTTTCTTAAAGGAGAAACCACCTACGCGACGAGCTACAACGACGATGTTGGCTCCTTGGTTCCGCAAAACTTTGACTCGACAATTCCAAATCCAGACCAGGCGGAGAGTGCTTTTTCCGAGTTCTACCTCGTGCAGGCCCTTGGTGAGAAAACCGTAATGGCTATCGGAAAGGGAGATCTTGGGAACTGGGCAGACCAGAACCTGTTTGCAAACAACACTCGAACTCAATTCCTATCGACCGGACTGACCAACAACCCGCAATTGGGTGCGATCGCACCGTACACGACGTGGCATACATGGATAGCGCACCATGTGACAGACGAATTTACCTTGATCTACACGATCAATACTCAGGACTCTTCAGCGACTCGAACAGATCTTGATACCGTTTTCAATGGCAACATGGTGAACTCCCTTCAGTTTCAATGGTCGCCAAAGCTGTTTGGGCTACCGGGGTTCTATACTGGACTTGCGGGTTACTCGTCAGGAGAGCAGCCTGATTTTCGTATCGACCCACGCCATGCTCTCGACGAATTATTAGGCAACGTTCCGATTCAACTTACCGATGGCAATCATGGTTTTGTATTTTCAGGCAGCCAGTACCTCAAAACGTGGGGCAGCGGACATCAAAAAGGGTGTTCGCAAAAGCCGTCCCGCCCTCTCGGTGTGGGCCTGTTCTTCAGGTATGGATATGCTCCTCAGGACAGAAATGTGATCACTCAGTTCGCCAGTGCGGGTCTTGGAGGATACGGTGGGCCAATGGGGCGAATCCATGATAACTGGGGGGTCGGATGGGCCGGTTCATATATCTCGCCCGATGTTCGAGAGGCCATCTCGCTTGTCGAACAGGTGGCTCCGTGGGAACATTCCATTGAAGCATTCTACAATTTTCGCGTGACTCCATTTGCACACCTGTCGTTTCATGTTCAAGTTGCAGATCAGGCGATCGCAGATCTTGCGACATCAACGGCGTTGGTTTCGCGATTGCAGATCGATTTTTAG
- the tnpC gene encoding IS66 family transposase: MTRKAPDIIEVTEQRFEELLQRAASNTLCDDDMELMRNIFASYRGFFEIVGNKNTTIARLRKMMFGATSEKSTNVLGDAEEVPSVSAGDAADGAATDSQSNQNDDSSEPPPGHGRYSADDYPGADQIDVRHPEHSAGNACPDCGQGTLYEKPPGVLVRFVGRAPLHATVYRMQKLRCHLCGKLFTAPVPDGVGDDKYDHTVASMIGLLKYGSGLPFNRLQGLQWSCEVPLAASTQWDIIHAAASLIAPTYNELIRQAAQGEVLYNDDTTVRILEMMGQRARKAPPPVDDDRNPSRTGLFTSGVVATLAGVRIALFFSGHRHAGENLSNVLQHRAAQLEAPVQMCDGLARNLPKELDTILANCLAHGRRNFVDLHDRFPEECRHVIEAFKVIYHNDKVARDAKMSAEARLALHQSQSKPTMDDLHAWLQRQLDDKLVEANSALGEAINYLLKRWQPLTLFLRKAGAPLDNNLCERALKKAILHRKNSMFYKTRNGARVGDMYMSLIYTCELSGANAFDYLNQLQINAADVTRSPDRWMPWNYLDNVESVSDAESHTASKSACHRPLIGSKGAFR; the protein is encoded by the coding sequence ATGACTCGCAAAGCACCGGACATTATCGAAGTGACAGAACAACGGTTTGAGGAACTGCTTCAGCGTGCGGCGTCCAATACGCTGTGTGACGACGACATGGAGTTGATGCGGAACATCTTTGCATCGTACCGAGGCTTCTTTGAAATCGTGGGCAATAAGAACACCACGATCGCTCGTCTTCGCAAAATGATGTTTGGTGCGACGAGTGAGAAATCGACGAACGTCCTTGGTGATGCCGAAGAGGTTCCCAGTGTGTCTGCTGGTGACGCCGCGGATGGTGCAGCAACCGATTCTCAGAGCAATCAGAACGACGATTCTTCAGAGCCTCCGCCTGGACATGGCAGGTACAGTGCCGACGATTATCCAGGTGCCGATCAAATCGACGTTAGGCATCCGGAACACTCGGCCGGCAACGCCTGTCCCGACTGTGGTCAGGGGACACTTTACGAAAAGCCGCCCGGTGTGCTGGTTCGCTTTGTTGGTCGGGCACCGCTGCACGCGACCGTCTATCGCATGCAGAAGCTACGCTGCCACCTTTGCGGAAAGCTCTTCACGGCACCGGTCCCCGACGGCGTTGGCGACGATAAGTACGACCATACGGTGGCCAGCATGATCGGGCTGCTGAAGTATGGAAGCGGGCTGCCGTTCAACCGCCTTCAGGGGCTGCAGTGGAGTTGCGAAGTTCCTCTGGCAGCCTCGACTCAGTGGGACATCATTCACGCCGCCGCCTCACTGATCGCTCCGACTTACAACGAACTCATCCGCCAGGCCGCGCAGGGCGAAGTGTTGTATAACGATGATACGACCGTCCGAATCCTGGAAATGATGGGCCAGCGTGCCCGAAAAGCACCGCCACCGGTAGACGACGATCGCAATCCCAGCCGCACCGGGCTGTTTACGTCAGGCGTTGTCGCCACGCTGGCAGGCGTGCGCATCGCGCTGTTCTTCAGTGGCCATCGGCATGCCGGCGAAAATCTGTCGAACGTTTTGCAGCATCGAGCCGCTCAGCTTGAAGCGCCCGTGCAGATGTGTGACGGACTCGCGCGGAATCTGCCCAAAGAACTCGACACGATCCTCGCGAACTGTCTGGCGCACGGCCGTCGCAACTTCGTGGATCTTCACGATCGGTTTCCCGAAGAATGTCGACACGTGATCGAGGCCTTCAAGGTGATCTACCACAACGATAAAGTTGCGCGTGACGCAAAGATGTCTGCTGAAGCACGCCTGGCCCTGCACCAGTCACAGAGCAAACCGACCATGGACGATCTGCATGCGTGGTTGCAGCGTCAGCTCGACGATAAACTTGTCGAAGCGAATTCCGCCCTTGGCGAAGCGATTAACTATCTGCTCAAACGCTGGCAGCCGCTGACGTTATTTCTCCGCAAAGCCGGGGCTCCGCTGGACAACAATCTCTGCGAACGTGCGTTGAAGAAAGCCATTCTGCATCGTAAGAATTCCATGTTCTACAAAACCCGCAACGGCGCCCGCGTCGGCGACATGTACATGAGTCTGATTTACACGTGCGAGTTGAGTGGAGCCAATGCGTTCGACTATCTGAATCAGCTCCAGATCAATGCGGCGGACGTCACGAGGTCTCCTGATCGCTGGATGCCCTGGAATTATCTCGACAACGTTGAATCCGTTTCCGACGCTGAGTCGCACACGGCATCGAAGTCAGCTTGTCATCGCCCCCTGATCGGTAGCAAAGGTGCTTTTCGCTGA
- the tnpB gene encoding IS66 family insertion sequence element accessory protein TnpB (TnpB, as the term is used for proteins encoded by IS66 family insertion elements, is considered an accessory protein, since TnpC, encoded by a neighboring gene, is a DDE family transposase.), with protein sequence MLQITPQMKILVAVEPADFRRGIDGLARLCKDALGQDPFAGTVFVFRNRRRTAIKVLVYDGQGFWLCHKRLSEGRFHWWPSAPDENSSARALAAHQLSVLFSAGNPDRAAAAPDWRSVGPRH encoded by the coding sequence ATGCTGCAGATCACGCCACAGATGAAGATCCTGGTTGCTGTCGAGCCAGCTGATTTTCGCAGGGGAATTGACGGACTGGCGCGGCTCTGCAAAGACGCTCTTGGGCAGGATCCGTTCGCAGGGACGGTGTTCGTCTTTCGCAATCGCCGCCGCACCGCGATCAAAGTGCTGGTGTATGACGGTCAGGGTTTCTGGCTTTGTCACAAACGTCTCTCTGAGGGACGATTCCACTGGTGGCCATCCGCGCCGGACGAGAACAGCAGTGCCAGGGCTCTGGCCGCTCATCAGTTGTCGGTTCTGTTCTCAGCCGGCAATCCGGATCGAGCGGCGGCAGCGCCGGACTGGCGTTCGGTCGGACCACGCCACTGA
- a CDS encoding DDE-type integrase/transposase/recombinase has translation MLDREFTATAPKQKWVTDITYVATTAGWGYLASVVDLFSRKVVDWAVSDSLATDQVCPSGKPA, from the coding sequence GTGCTGGATCGCGAGTTCACCGCGACGGCTCCGAAGCAGAAGTGGGTGACCGATATCACGTACGTGGCGACAACGGCCGGTTGGGGCTATCTGGCATCTGTTGTTGATCTGTTCAGCCGCAAGGTGGTGGACTGGGCCGTGAGCGATTCGTTGGCCACCGACCAGGTGTGTCCTTCCGGCAAGCCTGCCTGA